A stretch of Mucilaginibacter terrae DNA encodes these proteins:
- a CDS encoding 2,3,4,5-tetrahydropyridine-2,6-dicarboxylate N-succinyltransferase, which translates to MAATLKKMIEDAWEDRGLLNGNDYVNAVETVIERLDKGELRVAELITNRWHVNDWIKKAVILYFPIREMEEIKVGPFVFHDKMKLKTDYKKTGVRVVPHAIARYGAHLAKGVIMMPSYVNIGAFVDEGTMVDTWATVGSCAQIGKHVHLSGGVGIGGVLEPVQAAPVIIEDNCFIGSRAIVVEGVHVEREAVLGANVVLTASTKIIDVSGETPIEYKGRVPARSVVIPGSYTKKFPAGEYQVPCALIIGKRKESTDKKTSLNDALRDNNVAV; encoded by the coding sequence ATGGCCGCTACTTTAAAAAAAATGATAGAAGATGCCTGGGAAGACCGGGGATTACTTAACGGAAACGACTATGTTAATGCTGTAGAAACAGTTATAGAGCGCCTTGACAAAGGCGAACTACGCGTTGCCGAGCTGATTACTAACCGCTGGCACGTTAACGACTGGATTAAGAAAGCTGTAATACTCTACTTCCCTATCCGCGAGATGGAAGAAATTAAAGTAGGCCCGTTTGTGTTTCATGACAAAATGAAACTTAAAACCGATTACAAGAAAACCGGTGTACGCGTAGTACCTCATGCTATTGCCCGTTACGGTGCACATTTAGCAAAAGGCGTTATCATGATGCCATCATATGTAAACATTGGTGCGTTTGTTGACGAAGGCACCATGGTTGATACCTGGGCTACTGTAGGCTCATGCGCTCAAATTGGCAAGCATGTTCACCTGAGTGGCGGTGTTGGTATAGGCGGCGTGTTAGAACCCGTACAAGCTGCCCCGGTAATTATTGAAGACAACTGCTTTATTGGCTCACGTGCCATTGTGGTAGAAGGCGTACATGTTGAGCGCGAAGCAGTATTAGGTGCTAACGTGGTTTTAACGGCCTCAACCAAAATTATCGACGTAAGCGGCGAAACCCCTATTGAATATAAAGGCCGCGTACCTGCCCGTTCGGTGGTAATACCAGGTTCTTACACCAAAAAATTCCCAGCAGGTGAATATCAGGTTCCGTGTGCCCTGATCATCGGCAAACGTAAAGAATCAACTGATAAAAAGACATCTCTTAATGATGCATTGAGAGACAACAATGTTGCTGTTTAA
- a CDS encoding glycosyltransferase family 4 protein produces MIVGYDAKRAFLNNTGLGNYSRWLIKSMVQFHPENQYRLYTPRIRDNRHKNELSKLKNICAVTPGRMFLPSWWRSQGVVKNLRTDKVDLYHGLSHELPFSIKESGIKTVLTVHDLIFMRFPQYFKWIDRLIYKAKLAYACRTADRIVAISQKTKDDLVELLNIPASKIEVIYQGCDNTFTLYNSEAYRTKIRKKYNLPKRYILSVGTIEERKNLLLLVKALARSKDSIRLIVVGKATDYIEEVKQFINASNTAYRVTFLHDVTFDELPVLYQLATLFVYPSRYEGFGIPVIEALCSGVPVIAATGSCLEEAGGPDSLYINPDDDEDLARKISRVWNSPALRQQMITKGFEYAKNFNHEKLADQLMQLYQKTLNHA; encoded by the coding sequence ATGATAGTAGGGTACGATGCCAAACGCGCTTTTTTAAACAATACCGGGCTGGGTAATTACAGCCGCTGGTTGATTAAGAGCATGGTACAGTTTCACCCCGAAAATCAATATCGTTTGTACACACCTCGTATACGCGATAATCGCCATAAAAACGAATTAAGTAAGCTAAAAAATATTTGTGCCGTAACGCCCGGCCGCATGTTTCTGCCATCATGGTGGCGCAGTCAGGGGGTGGTAAAAAACCTCAGGACAGATAAGGTTGATCTGTATCACGGCTTAAGTCACGAATTACCATTTAGTATAAAAGAAAGCGGCATTAAAACTGTGCTCACCGTGCACGATTTAATTTTCATGCGCTTTCCGCAGTATTTTAAGTGGATAGATCGATTGATTTATAAGGCCAAATTAGCTTACGCCTGCCGCACTGCCGACCGCATTGTAGCCATAAGCCAAAAAACCAAAGATGATTTGGTTGAACTGCTCAATATACCGGCTTCAAAAATTGAAGTAATATACCAGGGTTGCGATAATACCTTTACTTTATACAATAGCGAGGCTTACCGCACCAAAATTCGCAAAAAATACAACCTGCCTAAACGATATATTTTAAGCGTGGGCACTATTGAAGAGCGCAAAAACCTTTTATTATTAGTTAAAGCCCTTGCCCGAAGTAAAGATAGCATTCGCCTTATTGTAGTGGGCAAAGCCACCGATTATATTGAAGAAGTTAAACAATTCATCAACGCAAGTAACACGGCCTACAGGGTTACGTTTTTGCACGATGTAACCTTTGATGAGTTACCGGTGCTGTATCAACTGGCTACGCTTTTTGTTTACCCCTCGCGCTACGAAGGCTTTGGCATACCGGTTATTGAGGCACTGTGCTCGGGCGTGCCGGTTATTGCAGCCACAGGCTCGTGTTTGGAAGAAGCCGGTGGACCCGACAGCCTGTATATAAACCCCGACGACGACGAGGATCTTGCCCGTAAAATTAGCCGGGTTTGGAACTCTCCTGCGTTGCGGCAGCAAATGATAACAAAGGGTTTTGAATACGCCAAAAACTTCAACCACGAAAAACTGGCAGACCAGCTTATGCAATTATATCAAAAGACACTTAACCATGCTTAG
- a CDS encoding L-threonylcarbamoyladenylate synthase: MLRDEVKKAFEVIKDGGIILYPTDTIWGIGCDATNTEAIQKIYSLKQRALEKSMIILLDIDAKMESYISEVPAIAYDLIEFAENPLTLVMPGAKNISPALISEDGSIAVRVTSHPFCKQLIERMRKPLVSTSANISGQPSPQNFSQIAPEIIEGVDYVVDIDQHDLSIKKPSTIMRIDPTGLFEFIRK; this comes from the coding sequence ATGCTTAGAGACGAAGTAAAAAAAGCATTCGAAGTAATTAAAGACGGAGGTATCATCCTCTACCCTACCGATACCATTTGGGGCATTGGCTGTGATGCAACCAACACAGAAGCCATACAAAAAATATATTCGCTAAAGCAACGTGCTCTCGAAAAAAGCATGATTATTTTGCTCGATATCGATGCCAAAATGGAAAGCTACATAAGCGAAGTACCTGCCATTGCTTACGACCTGATCGAATTTGCCGAAAACCCATTAACCCTGGTTATGCCTGGTGCTAAAAACATTTCACCGGCATTAATAAGCGAAGACGGAAGTATTGCCGTGCGTGTTACAAGTCACCCGTTTTGCAAGCAACTCATTGAGCGTATGCGTAAGCCACTGGTGTCAACATCGGCCAATATAAGCGGGCAGCCATCGCCACAAAACTTTTCGCAAATAGCGCCCGAAATTATTGAGGGGGTTGATTATGTAGTGGATATCGATCAGCACGATCTTTCCATCAAAAAGCCATCAACCATTATGCGGATTGATCCTACCGGTTTATTTGAGTTTATCAGGAAATAA
- a CDS encoding RNA recognition motif domain-containing protein: MFIKTSIIKIFIAKLPLNYDETDIATLFITYGDIATINLITDRETGRSMGYAFVEMLNDEDALNAISHLDKKTVGHNKHLAVSQATERPKPTDAFNRNNNNSGGDYNRGTNNYQRGHSSNQNTNYYKDRNYNGYNHSEGNPLSE, translated from the coding sequence GTGTTTATCAAAACCTCTATCATTAAAATTTTTATTGCCAAATTGCCTCTCAATTATGATGAGACGGATATAGCCACGCTATTTATAACCTACGGCGACATTGCTACCATTAACCTGATTACCGACCGCGAAACCGGCCGTAGCATGGGCTATGCATTTGTGGAGATGCTGAACGATGAAGACGCCCTTAACGCCATAAGCCATTTAGATAAGAAAACCGTAGGTCACAACAAACATCTGGCTGTAAGCCAGGCAACCGAAAGACCTAAACCCACAGATGCCTTTAACCGCAATAATAACAACAGCGGCGGGGACTATAATCGTGGTACTAATAACTATCAACGCGGCCACAGCAGCAATCAAAACACTAATTATTATAAAGACCGGAATTACAATGGCTACAATCATAGCGAAGGCAATCCATTGTCGGAGTAA
- a CDS encoding response regulator, which yields MSRILAVDDDKDILEALQLVLEDYGYEVNTLADGHQLFDVIYKAQPDLILMDIMLNGLDGRDLCKNVKLNHKTHSIPVIMISASHNVGDVLKQECAPDDFLAKPFDISMLINKIQRQLAA from the coding sequence ATGAGCAGGATATTAGCGGTGGACGATGACAAGGACATCTTAGAAGCCTTGCAACTGGTTCTTGAAGATTATGGTTACGAAGTAAATACACTTGCCGACGGTCATCAATTATTTGACGTTATATACAAAGCACAACCCGACCTTATACTAATGGATATTATGCTTAATGGTTTAGACGGGCGCGACCTGTGCAAAAACGTAAAACTCAATCATAAAACTCATTCTATACCGGTTATCATGATTTCGGCAAGCCACAATGTAGGCGACGTACTTAAACAGGAATGTGCCCCTGATGATTTTTTGGCAAAACCTTTCGATATAAGTATGCTCATTAATAAAATTCAGCGACAGTTAGCGGCATAA
- a CDS encoding tetratricopeptide repeat protein: MIKLKPIAACALLLGTLTVKAQQNDSFQIYRTYHTATTLLNNGQFVAAAEQFRLIEQVRLQAGNQPKFESELSLLKENSQYYEALCALELGNDDALALFMRFIKEHPENPLSKLAYFQIGKSYSKQQKYGDAILWFNKINASELNGREYTEYKFRKGYAYFDMGDYAYAQQQFSEIKDKKSSFQEDAIYYFAYIAYLNKDYHVALVNFEKLKNSKKYESSYPYYITAVYFLDKRYDDVLNYAIPILNSTKQQHETEMLRIIGASYFAKNDYPNAVNYYTRFQERDQGKTQNSQDSYQIGYAHYKTGNNAKATVELSKLVNQSDEFAQNGNYTLGSIFLKSGNKQSARNAFQIASKLDFDKQIQEEALFEYAKLSYELDFNTQALEATRLYLRNYPRSKRLDEAKTLLGEALLNSKNYKEAVEILEPIVVANPSAAEAYQKVTYYRGLEFYNERAFENAIGIFLRSLKHPRDEKITALTTYWLAEAMYEVRKYGESVEQFEEFLQNPESRQLSVYNYANYGLGYAAFGAEQYKKAASYFERFLAGGPTDKNTINDAVARIADSYFVLKSYGQAMSYYDRLIASGSQSQDYALFQRGMIQGLQSSPDAKIATLNDVLTRYPNSDFADDASFEIAYTYFLKNDGERAKTDLQAMIQK, from the coding sequence ATGATTAAACTCAAACCTATTGCTGCGTGCGCTCTACTGTTAGGTACGTTAACCGTTAAGGCCCAGCAAAATGATTCGTTTCAAATATACCGTACTTATCATACGGCTACTACCCTGCTCAATAATGGCCAATTTGTAGCCGCCGCCGAACAATTCAGGCTTATTGAACAGGTTAGGTTGCAAGCCGGTAATCAGCCTAAGTTCGAATCTGAACTATCTCTACTTAAAGAAAACTCACAATACTACGAAGCTCTGTGTGCGCTTGAATTAGGAAATGATGATGCTCTGGCCTTGTTTATGCGGTTTATTAAAGAGCATCCCGAAAATCCGCTTTCCAAACTGGCCTACTTCCAAATAGGTAAATCATACTCCAAACAACAAAAGTATGGCGATGCTATTTTATGGTTCAATAAAATTAATGCCAGCGAACTAAACGGTCGCGAGTACACCGAATACAAGTTTCGCAAAGGATACGCTTACTTTGATATGGGCGATTATGCCTATGCCCAGCAACAGTTTAGCGAGATAAAGGATAAAAAATCATCTTTCCAAGAAGATGCCATTTATTACTTTGCTTACATAGCCTATTTAAATAAAGACTATCATGTAGCATTGGTAAATTTCGAAAAGCTAAAAAATTCTAAAAAATACGAGAGCAGCTATCCATACTATATAACGGCAGTTTACTTTTTAGATAAACGGTATGATGATGTATTAAACTACGCCATCCCTATTCTCAACTCTACCAAGCAACAGCACGAAACCGAAATGCTGCGCATAATAGGCGCATCATACTTTGCCAAAAACGATTACCCTAACGCGGTTAACTATTATACCCGCTTTCAGGAGCGCGACCAGGGCAAAACGCAAAATAGTCAGGATAGCTACCAAATTGGTTACGCACACTACAAAACCGGCAACAACGCCAAAGCCACCGTTGAGTTATCAAAACTGGTAAACCAAAGCGATGAATTTGCGCAAAATGGTAACTATACGCTTGGCAGTATATTCTTAAAATCGGGTAATAAGCAATCTGCCCGAAACGCTTTTCAAATTGCATCAAAGCTCGACTTTGACAAGCAAATACAGGAAGAAGCTTTGTTTGAGTATGCCAAGCTATCATACGAACTCGACTTTAACACCCAGGCTTTAGAAGCCACCCGTTTATACTTGCGCAACTATCCGCGCTCAAAACGTTTAGACGAAGCCAAGACTTTATTGGGCGAGGCCCTCCTTAACTCTAAAAACTACAAAGAAGCCGTAGAAATACTGGAGCCTATTGTGGTTGCTAACCCAAGTGCTGCCGAAGCTTACCAAAAGGTGACGTACTACCGTGGATTGGAATTTTATAACGAACGTGCTTTTGAGAATGCTATCGGTATTTTCCTGCGCTCGTTAAAACATCCGCGCGACGAGAAAATTACCGCCCTAACTACTTATTGGCTGGCCGAAGCTATGTACGAGGTACGCAAGTACGGCGAATCGGTTGAGCAATTTGAAGAATTTTTACAAAATCCTGAATCGAGACAGCTTAGTGTATATAATTACGCTAATTACGGTTTAGGTTATGCGGCCTTTGGTGCCGAACAATACAAAAAAGCTGCCTCTTACTTTGAACGCTTTTTAGCTGGTGGCCCAACTGATAAAAATACCATAAATGATGCGGTTGCCCGTATTGCCGACAGTTATTTTGTGCTAAAAAGCTACGGACAAGCCATGTCGTACTACGACCGTTTGATTGCCAGCGGCAGCCAAAGCCAGGATTATGCTCTGTTTCAGCGTGGTATGATACAAGGTTTGCAATCATCGCCCGACGCCAAAATAGCTACCCTGAACGATGTATTGACGCGCTACCCTAATTCAGATTTTGCCGATGATGCCTCGTTCGAGATAGCCTATACCTATTTCCTGAAAAACGATGGCGAACGTGCAAAAACCGATTTGCAGGCCATGATTCAAAAATGA
- a CDS encoding tetratricopeptide repeat protein, which yields MPRALVTTGLIDYNNNQDDAAVESFKKVVQTYPSAPEAKQALKQIEKIYTDKGDAQTFINYAGTTPIGNYSAAEQESIMATAANNLYLKGDWEGTVSAVGAYYDKFKNKPIYEKQMRFIRAQALVNLNRTDEAVQDYAVILNDWTSAYTEKSLIAISKMYISQKKYNEAVVYLKRLETNSEYKADYTFAINNLLLCYTQMEMADDALHYVQLVRENEKSAEEDKYKTGLYAGKAYLDKGDTTAAIKELNYTVNNTKTVAAAEAKYNIAEIEYKKGNYKASQKTCFDIINKMSNYDYWLTKTFILLADNYLALKDPFQAKATLQSVIDGYKADDDILPTAKAKLQQITDAEKTAPAPAPAATSPKKKG from the coding sequence GTGCCCCGTGCCTTGGTTACTACTGGCTTAATTGATTATAACAATAACCAGGATGATGCCGCTGTTGAGTCGTTTAAAAAAGTGGTGCAAACCTATCCATCTGCTCCCGAAGCTAAACAAGCTTTAAAGCAAATTGAAAAGATCTACACTGATAAAGGCGACGCCCAAACCTTTATTAACTACGCAGGCACTACCCCAATTGGTAATTACAGTGCTGCCGAGCAGGAAAGCATTATGGCTACTGCCGCTAACAACCTTTACCTCAAAGGCGATTGGGAAGGCACTGTTTCTGCCGTTGGCGCTTACTACGATAAGTTCAAAAACAAGCCTATTTATGAAAAGCAAATGCGTTTTATTCGTGCGCAGGCTTTGGTTAATTTGAACCGTACCGATGAGGCCGTGCAGGATTACGCTGTTATTTTAAATGACTGGACCAGCGCCTACACCGAAAAATCGCTGATCGCTATTTCGAAGATGTACATATCGCAAAAGAAATACAACGAAGCCGTGGTGTATTTAAAACGCCTCGAAACCAATTCAGAATACAAAGCCGATTATACATTTGCCATTAATAACCTGCTCCTCTGCTACACCCAAATGGAAATGGCCGATGATGCATTGCATTATGTACAGTTAGTTAGAGAAAACGAAAAATCGGCAGAGGAAGATAAGTATAAAACTGGTTTGTATGCGGGTAAAGCTTATTTAGATAAAGGCGATACCACTGCCGCTATAAAAGAGCTTAACTATACGGTTAACAACACCAAAACGGTTGCCGCAGCCGAGGCTAAATACAATATTGCCGAAATTGAATACAAAAAAGGCAACTACAAGGCATCGCAAAAAACCTGTTTCGACATCATCAACAAAATGTCGAACTATGATTACTGGCTAACCAAAACTTTTATCCTGCTGGCCGATAACTATTTGGCGCTTAAAGATCCTTTCCAGGCTAAAGCTACGCTGCAAAGTGTAATAGACGGCTACAAAGCCGACGACGATATATTGCCAACGGCAAAAGCCAAACTGCAGCAAATAACCGATGCCGAGAAAACAGCACCGGCACCAGCTCCGGCCGCAACCAGCCCTAAGAAAAAAGGATAA
- a CDS encoding SPOR domain-containing protein, with protein MDLSVYISELLNEHGTISIPQIGVFKQVRKRGYYNTDEGKLYPPYFETAFEQQPVNDDTLLRYLIEKSKVSASSAKFFLDRYVQNIVQQAEIGEAMIGNLGWLSKEVDTITFRPAANINAGSAVFGFSPVSVSKELPQTKEEVEEALALAAQDNTPETLQHTPIEPKTFSVEKELVEAPAPQPLEQDTTQPTVKVTATEQHVTAEPDAAKTYSIEKELPATPQVSVKEEDVVIAPKAKPTISPLVRQHKPAEKPKQPIIEDIAVPVPPAAPVTSVEPTVTEEYSQPAKPFYLRPLFYAVAIFVILACGAIYMLINASGDTRNSQQPSTAGPVAKSNPSTDSVVVKNTAPDTVVIKSPAPTDTTIRNTALPESTEFAPEVETPISAATPIVNSNNYKFVLIGGSYGTYEQAMAASNRYKAVGISASPFENARKLYKVALGYYKTYAEGQQAKQDFVKQGKVLSWKLYVETLRK; from the coding sequence ATGGATTTATCGGTTTATATTTCAGAACTGCTTAACGAGCATGGCACCATAAGCATACCGCAAATAGGCGTGTTTAAGCAGGTTCGTAAAAGAGGTTATTATAATACTGATGAGGGGAAACTATACCCCCCCTATTTTGAAACTGCTTTTGAACAGCAACCGGTAAACGATGATACGCTGCTCCGTTACCTCATTGAAAAAAGCAAGGTATCGGCATCATCGGCTAAGTTCTTTTTAGACCGTTACGTACAAAATATCGTACAACAGGCCGAAATTGGCGAAGCAATGATCGGTAACCTCGGATGGTTATCAAAAGAAGTTGATACCATCACCTTCAGGCCCGCAGCTAATATAAATGCAGGTTCAGCTGTATTTGGTTTCTCGCCTGTAAGTGTTAGCAAAGAACTTCCTCAAACCAAAGAAGAAGTTGAAGAAGCATTGGCACTTGCGGCTCAGGATAACACACCTGAAACACTTCAGCACACGCCTATTGAGCCTAAAACTTTTTCAGTTGAGAAAGAGCTTGTTGAAGCGCCTGCTCCACAACCATTAGAACAAGACACTACTCAGCCTACGGTAAAAGTAACCGCTACTGAACAACACGTTACTGCAGAACCTGATGCCGCAAAAACTTATTCAATAGAAAAAGAGCTACCTGCTACTCCACAAGTATCTGTAAAAGAGGAAGACGTAGTTATTGCGCCAAAAGCCAAGCCAACAATTTCACCTTTGGTGAGGCAACATAAACCGGCAGAAAAGCCCAAACAGCCCATAATAGAAGACATTGCTGTACCTGTTCCACCTGCAGCACCTGTTACATCGGTTGAGCCTACAGTTACCGAAGAGTATAGCCAGCCTGCAAAACCTTTTTATTTACGTCCTTTGTTTTATGCAGTAGCCATATTTGTTATTTTGGCTTGCGGTGCAATTTATATGCTTATAAACGCATCGGGCGATACCCGTAATTCGCAGCAACCATCAACAGCCGGACCAGTTGCAAAATCAAACCCAAGCACCGATTCGGTAGTGGTTAAAAATACTGCGCCTGATACGGTTGTGATCAAATCTCCTGCTCCTACCGATACTACCATTCGTAACACGGCACTGCCCGAGTCGACCGAGTTTGCGCCTGAGGTTGAAACACCAATCAGTGCGGCTACCCCAATAGTAAATTCTAATAACTATAAATTTGTATTAATTGGCGGATCGTACGGTACTTACGAACAAGCCATGGCTGCCAGTAACCGTTATAAAGCTGTTGGCATTAGCGCATCGCCGTTTGAAAATGCACGCAAACTGTATAAAGTAGCGTTAGGTTATTATAAAACCTATGCCGAAGGCCAGCAGGCTAA